One Silene latifolia isolate original U9 population chromosome 4, ASM4854445v1, whole genome shotgun sequence DNA segment encodes these proteins:
- the LOC141653370 gene encoding elongation factor Ts, mitochondrial, with amino-acid sequence MAFNASAKLAIRVLYRKNGSKTHGFSTMVLNRRSSQSIVDDVHSVGMLSRNYSSASSSPEKADQMSRIKELRELTSAPIKDVKSALVDCDWNIEAAQKELRKRGVYLAAKKSSRTASEGLLALASDNNRTAVIELNCETDFVARNDIFQYVALSLAKLALSEGPSQQVSEALPLSPDYLERLTLNLAHPKLSGEKSVQEAVIDLAAMMGENVKLRRCFSMSKNSPGVISTYLHSSPQLGLGRIAGLLSLEVEDPNTDLTKLQSIGSEIAMHIVAEKPLFLTKELVSADTLESEREILRSQAEASGKPQMAIEKMVEGRLRKYYEDVVLMEQKYVLNDTMKVATVLDNLSKEVGCPVKIGSFVRLEVGEGIESAEANESETMEAQAV; translated from the exons ATGGCTTTTAATGCGAGTGCAAAGCTTGCAATTAGGGTTTTATACCGGAAAAATGGATCCAAAACCCATGGATTTTCCACAATGGTACTGAATCGAAGAAGCTCTCAATCAATTGTTGATGATGTTCATTCAGTTGGTATGTTGTCGAGAAATTATTCATCTGCATCATCATCGCCGGAGAAAGCAGATCAAATGAGTCGTATTAAGGAACTTAGAGAACTAACTAGTGCTCCCATCAAAGATGTTAAATCTGCTCTTGTCGATTGCGATTGGAATATCG AGGCGGCTCAGAAAGAATTGAGAAAAAGAGGGGTTTATCTGGCTGCAAAGAAGTCGTCTCGAACTGCTAGTGAAGGATTGCTTGCCTTGGCCTCGGATAATAATAGAACTGCTGTTATTGAGCTGAATTGTGAGACCGACTTCGTTGCGAGGAATGATATATTCCAATATGTG GCTCTGTCTTTAGCAAAGTTGGCATTGTCCGAGGGTCCTTCCCAGCAAGTTTCCGAGGCATTGCCTTTGTCGCCTGACTATTTGGAG CGGTTGACGCTAAATCTTGCTCATCCGAAATTGAGTGGGGAGAAGAGTGTTCAAGAAGCAGTCATTGATCTGGCAGCTATGATGGGGGAGAATGTCAAGCTGAGGAGATGCTTTTCAATGTCAAAAAATTCGCCTGGTGTCATTTCTACATACCTTCATTCAAGCCCTCAGCTAG GATTGGGTCGTATTGCTGGCCTTTTATCTCTAGAGGTGGAGGACCCAAATACTGACTTGACTAAGCTTCAAAGTATTGGATCGGAAATAGCCATGCATATTGTGGCAGAAAAACCACTATTCCTCACAAAGGAGCTTGTTTCCGCTGATACTTTAGAGAGCGAGCGTGAAATTCTCAGATCTCAG GCTGAAGCATCAGGAAAACCACAGATGGCCATAGAAAAAATGGTAGAAGGACGTTTGCGAAAATACTATGAGGATGTTGTGCTAATGGAGCAAAAGTATGTTCTTAATGATACAATGAAAGTTGCG ACTGTGCTGGATAATTTAAGCAAGGAAGTCGGTTGCCCAGTGAAGATTGGGAGTTTTGTCAGGCTGGAAGTTGGAGAAGGAATTGAGAG TGCTGAGGCAAATGAATCTGAAACCATGGAGGCACAGGCAGTTTAG